The Ascochyta rabiei chromosome 3, complete sequence genome segment cgcgagaagaaggagaaggacaAGGCGTACGAGGAGAAGTACAGGAAGCTGGTGGCTGAGATCCAGGGCGAGGAGGGGTATGAGAAGAATGTGTATGAGCGGGAGAAGCGGAAGAGGAAGGGCAACTGAGGGGGTGGAGCAAGTCGTTAGTTGTGCAATACCCGTCTTCCACCCTATTTGAATCTCGTCTTCTGCGATTGCGTGTCGTatgccaccaccacctcagAACCCTACCATGCCATGTCGAGCCCTCCCCCCTCCCCCAACACACCCTTTGCACCTCACAATCCTCCCCACCTACTCCCCCGCCTCCCTCTCAGCCAACCTCgcctccaccacctccaACTCGATCCTCAAAAACTGCCTCAGCTTCAAATCATCATCCATACTCTTCGACCGCTCCTCCGCCTCCATCCACTTATCGTGATTCCCCGCGTACTCCTCATGGCGTGTGAGCATCTGATCGAGTTGCTGGTCAGCCATTAGCGCCCCCCCCCCTCACGATGGATGTGTCGCGGGGGCTGACGGGAGAGGGAGGGGAAGCGGCATACCTTCCATGCGTAGAACCACAGGATGAAGAGACCCCAGAgcaggaagaggaggagtaGGAGGGTGCTGGCGAGGTAGAAGGGCCAGGGCATCCGGGGGTTGCGGTGCGCGCAGTTGGGTGTGGCGCTTGGCATGGGTGTCTGCGGTGTGGAGGTTGTTGGTTGGGGGTAGGCGGCGTGGTGGGAGGGTTGCGGCCGCCTGAGTATGGCGTGCGTCGTGGTGCTTGCTGGTGAGGGTGTTGAGGAGGGATTGGGCGGGTTCAGAGGATGCTGCAGGTAGGCACTGCTTTGCGTGATGCGCTAGCTGGTTGGTGTTGTGAGGAAGGGGCAGCTGCGTCGACGCGTGGGCTGTGCTGGAAGGACGACTCAACTGCGCTCAGCATAGCAAAAACGCTGCCTCAGACGAATCTTCACTGGCGATATGGAGGAGTGCGTGTGGTGTTGTCATGGTAATGAAGCAATGGACGAGCCTTGCGATGCGGGCGTACGTTGATGATTTGTGGTAGTGAAGCAGGTGGGGTGAGATGAGTACGAAGGAAAGAACAATCAGATGAGGTGAGGTGAACCCAGCAGACGCAGAGCTCGTGAAAACAAGAAGCTGCTTCATTCAACTACCTGTTTTGTGTCATGCGGGGTATCGTCTAGTCGTGCTATCATAAATCATggctgttgtttgttgtggGTTTCAATGCAGCGTCCCTCTACTTCGCGTGGCTGACGATCTCTGCGTACATGTCCTCGGGGATCTGGCCGGAGAAGCTCACGGCCACATCGATAATTCTCCTGGCCTGAAGCCCGGGCAGGTTACGGAGGATCTGGTTGGGGCTGTGGGGTCGTTAGCAGCGGTCGTTCCAAGGTGTTTCCTGGACTTACCTGGGGCTGTTCAGAATCTCTCCGCGGATCAAGACGAGCTGTGCGACGATGCACAGGATGTTAAGATGTGGTCCATACGCGAACAAGAAGTCCCACAGCTGCAGAACCTCAGGCAGGGGAGGGGTGCAGGCGCACATGGTGAGCACCGAGGCGAAGGCGTAGATCTTTGCTTCCATGCGGTGTGCCATCAGGTGCTGGTACAGCTTGTTGTCAACCACCTCCAGCACTCTATCGACGAGTGCCAGCCCCTTGTGCACGCCTTCCATAGAGCCACGCACATAGCCTGGGCATTCCCGTGTGATGAGCTGCTCGAAACCAGTGAAAGCCTCGACCTCGCCCTTTGCAGCGTAGAGGAAGGGACCGCATAGCACGTTCATACCCTGCACGTAGCCAATCTGCTCGGCGTCGTTCGTCGTCGAAGCGTTCGTCTGCGTGCCGGGGGCAGTGCTGAACGAGTGCCGCGACATGATGGAGGTATCTGGGCTGCCTCCAAACTCAGACAAAGTTGGTGGGGACTGCCATCCGTTCACTCGCGCCTCGTGCGCATCGTTCAGCCTCCACGCGACCGCGTTCAGCACGCGCGTGATGCTGTTCTGAGTAACACGTCGCCGAAACAGGGGATCTCCCTGGAATGTACGGAAGGTGTCGTTCTGGATCTTGGCGTGCGCCGGCGATGCGCCTTGTCGGACGAGGTCGAGGTAAACATCGGTGCGCAGTGGGGGCGCATTGAGCATTATCAACCATACATAGATGCGCAGCTCAGACTACATCACTGAGCATTAGCAGCTGATCCCAGAAAGCAAGCTCAGACTCCGAAGAGTATATGTCGAGCGCGTATCCACAGCTTGTTGTGGTGTTTGTTGTGGGGAGCTCACCATGCCCTCGCTGTTGGCAGGTATGCCCTTTGTAAGGATCGAGTAGCGCAGTTCAGCCAGACCCTCTTCAGGGTTTTCTGAAGTGGCGCCCTTTAGCAACAACACGTCCAGGTTCGCCATTGTGCAGTGTAGTTGAGTGTCACAACACTGGTCATGTTAACGTCTGGCAATGCCGCTGCTAAAGTTGCACAGCGGACCCTGGTTTCAACTCGCGCACGACCCAGGGTTTCACCAACATCTCCTCCACATTGCGTCCCAATTAGACAGCTGACTTGGATACAGACGGCTAGTGATCAGCACAATGTAGCCTGGGTCGTTTACAAAATGGGCGCTGGAGGGTCAGCTTAGGATTCAGCCTGCTGCGGccgaaaagaagaaagtacaGCGAGGGCGAATTGCAGTGAGCGCTTGTCGCAGTCCAGACCCTGTCAAAACGGCTCTCCATGGAGAAACCACTCGAACTGGCGGAACATGCGTGCTGGTGTGCCACGTGGGAAAGCCTCTCAGACCTGGGCCTGGAACAGCGAGCTGAGCCGTTGCTGATTTGAGTCCACCAGCAACCACCATTCTCAGCTGTCGCTGGACCCACTTCCCATTGGACTTTCAGCTAAGCCTTCTAGGCGGGCTTCAGATTCTTCAGCCTGGCGTGCACAAATAAGTCAACAGTCTTATCCCTATCATGCTTGACGATAACGCCATATGGCTGACTACAAATACCCTTATTACGATGCTGCCCTTTCAACTACAAGGCCCCCATCTAAAATATCTACTCTATCATGGCAAAAGACGACTCATGTTCAGGAGCGACACGCTCCAACGAAGGTGACTCTCAAGCCGTGACACTGAAAGCCACCACTCTACTTGCTCTGCCAGCCGAGCTTCGAAACATCATCTGGGCATTGGTATTGGGAGACACGACATTCGATGTTAAGTGCAAAGTGCAAATCCCCTGGGGTACCACAATCACGAACATTACTGCCCAGACGAACAGCCTCGCACTGCTTCGAACCTGTCGCCAGATCCATTCGGAAACAAGGCTGCTCCCCTTCAGGCTCAACAAATTCCGATTCAGCAGTGAAGACGCATTCAAACCATGGCTTAGCAAGTTCGCCAAGACTCAACAGGCAGCCATAACGGAGGTTCATCTCGTTACCTGGAAGGCAAGGCACATGGTCGAGAGTCGAGGTTTTGTGCCTCGGAGGGTGGGCGACGTTTTCCCGATCGAGAAATTTGAAGGTCTTCGAACGCTTCGAGTTGAGGTCCGGTACACAGGCGTCGTTCGTGAATGTGACAAGTGGTCCTGCGATGGCTCAGAGCTTGAGGATACAGACTGCACTGAGCAGGAAGGCAGACTGAGGCTTCGATGGGCGAAACGTGACCCATGTTTGGTGGTCAGGTTCGAAAGAGTCGCGGTGTGAGGAAAAAATCATGGAGTGAGTGAGTTGGCGCCCACGAAATACCGATTCACAAACAGCTCGTCCTGAGAGGCTCTCTAGTGAGAGGTAGCGGAGTAAGAAGTCTCAGCAAGCATCCTGTAACACTCAAAAGCCATCGCGTATCTTCTCGAAGTTCTTCACAtcatcatcaccatcacTAAAAGGGCACCGAAGAGGACCTCACTACGGCCCAACTCCAGGAACAGGGCTACTTTCGTCAACACTGCCTGGTCTCACGTCTTGAGGTCAAAGTTTGAGGCCCGCTCTCTCCGCCGGCTGAAGAACGGCTTGCTTGACGTTACCCGCATGTCTAGGAAACATCTGGACGCGTGAGTCCCCCCCAGCTGCAGTCTGTGTCATGGCTGTGGCCATTAAATATATGTAGAATGAGGACGAACTCCAAGACGCCGCTACTTCGACTACCACCGGAGGTCTGGAACCACATCTGGGAGTATGCGCTTGGCGGCAGAGTCCTCGATGTTGTTTTCGTCCAAAAACTCAGAGGTCGATGCATCGAAGAGAGGACATCGATTGCCCCTGGTATTTTTCCGTTGAACTCACATGCCCTTCTGAAAATCTTTCGACAGGGCTACACAGAGGTTGCACTCGTTCCCTTCGCAAGTAACGCGTTCCGTTTCAGGAGAGAGAAAGCGTCTGGTTCATCTCCAATGAGGAGCAAGAAGACCGTCTTGTCAAGGCAAACATCAATAAAATCACCAAGTACTTCAAGGAAGCTAAACTGGATGCTCATCTCGTGTTTGAGCACCTAAATAACTACATAAAAGTACGTTGGATTCTACTGAATTGTCATCCGGTTTATTCATGCTGACTTCACGAAGATGGCCGAAATCTCTCAGTTTGAAGGTGGAGATTCTGCATGAAGCTGGGCTATTGACGGGATCGTGAAGAGTGTGGATTGCCTCTTTCTGTTCTCGAAATGGGAATGTACAGGGCTGATACAAACTCTTACTTTTCAGCACAGCTCTAGGAGGTGTAACGATGTGAACCAAGTCAGGATGCCGAGGTAGGAGCCGCGTGCGAATTGCCCACAGAACTGATCACCTTCACTTACGCGTCCTCTCTCACCGTGAGCAGCGACGTAGCTTTTAATTTGGCGGATCTCGCTTAAAAGCCCACGACTACAATCACATACCCGGTCTTACCTACCTCCATTACTTCCGTTACTCACTCTTGAGCGCCGTCCACCATGGGGCCTCACAAGCCCCAGCCCGCGGTGACTGCAAGAACATCATCAAATGCCACGAGAGTCACCAGGAGCAAAGCAAAGAAGACCCAAAGCACGACAGCCAGCACCTCAGCGACCGCGACTGGACAAGACAGCACCTACCACGTCAAACAGTACCGGAACTGTATTCTCAACCTCGAAAAGACCCCAGCTTATCTCGTAGCTATGCAAGTATAAGCACTTTAGATGCTGGACTCGGTCGCTGAGTGTTTGGCAGCGCAAAGCGCAACGCTGCTGAGTCACCACTCCTCCGTCTGCCAGCCGAGATCAGAAACCAGATCTGGAGTCTCGCGATGGGTGGCCATCTCGTTGCCTTAGCGGGTGATAGATCTACGAAAGGCTGCGCAATTCAGTACCAGCGGGACTACTCTCGTGTTAAGGGCCCTAAACTCCTTGCAGCTTTCCATCTTCACGAAGTTAGCCGACAAGTCTACTCTGAAACAGTTCTTACTTCATATCAGGAAAACACATTCGTGTTTGGCAATACCCATATATTCACAAACAGCCCAGAGACACGGCTAATGGCCGCTCAGAGAAGGGCTATTACGAAGGTTGAGATCGGTTCCTTCGTTCTCCACTACTATCTAGTGGCGTGGAGAGTGACCCCTTCTGGACATCTAGAACGTGATAGGCTTGTTTTCAGGCTGTCAACGGAAACACTACCTAATATCCAGACCATCTTCGTGACAGCTGCAGCTGTTGAGTTTGTTCGACGCCACATGATAATACCCGAGTTCGACGGGAGATCCCGGAACGAGAAAGAAACCAAGGCTTGGATAATCAGCGTGCTAACAAAACAAGGAGACTGTATCGAGTTCAGGTTCGAAGGTAAATAGGGGGAAGGGCAGTTTACAGCTTCTGAATGCTGCTCTTTGGTGGCCGAGATGAGGCTCATCACATCATGTACCGTCATTTGGAAGGATAGTCAAGCAGAATTTTGCGTATAAAGAATCGTCGTACGTCCTCACTCTCATCATGGTGGACCCACTCACTCAACGCCCTTCCGTCTCGATTTGTCCAGTTCTTCTTCTCCGCATCGTTCCTTGTTCACCCCACTGACGTGTGAAGCCACGGTCACTCACGCGAACACTCACTTAGAATCGATATCTCACAGCATCGAAGCTCGCGCATCTCATTCAAAGTCACAGAATCCAAAGCCCTTCGTAATCTCAACCCAGCAGCGTCCAAATTGCGCTATCGAGCGTTACACACACAGTCTTTTTGATGTGTCGGAGAACCACAAGCGACTTCTTCGCCATACGTATAAGTCAGTCACCAAACAGATTTCCAGGCGAGATGCACCACATAGACTCGTACGCCCTACTGGGACTGGAGGCTCTTTGAACTACTGTTGACTTGAAGATTTTCATTTTGGTGAGGCTGAGGCCTTGAAGTAAGGTACCTCCTCTACTTACATGTCCCAAGAAAGGAAACAATTTGTGTCCCTTTGAACAAATGCGGATGCCTTGAATTTTATGCGTGCAAGTTATGATCGCACAACCTGTGCAATATTGCATGCTAAGGTTAATAGGCATGCCAAAGCCACTTCAGCGACAGAACATAATGACCGGCCTGTGTTCCTGTTCAGTTTTGACATCAGCATATTTTTCGTACGAAGACCGGTTCTGTACAGTGAAAGGCATATACAACGATTAAGCGTTTCCATGTCTGCAAATAGTCGTCCTGGTGAGGTCTTGCTAAAAATAAACCCTCGACTCTGATCTTCAAAAACCTTCTTAGAAGCATAAGAGCCTGCGTCACTCTGTGAGGCTGGAGCAATTCCACAGATGGTATCTAGCACACACACAACGCACGTTGCATGTTTCAAATGGTGAACTCCTGTGGTGTGATGTATGACAACTCTGATTGCAGGAACGCTAAAGTGCTACAAAAGACCGCCCACCGTTGCTATGCAAAAGCAATCAAACACATGTGATCGGAATTGTCGACACCGAGCCCGTAGCAAGCCTTATTGAAAGCCGCATGAACTGCAAAAGGGCTCACAAGGAGTTCTCAGTCTTCACAAGCTCATCGAAAGCCTCGCGCCACTTGTTCGTCTCCTCTTTGGAAGGCCTCGGAAGGGGCTTGCGAGCATAGCCTCCGTATCCAAAGTGGGCAACAAGGCCTGCCTTCGTGCCAATGATGCCTCCCTGAATCGCCGCCCAGTCTCCGCGGGCGACGATAGCCTGGAGCTTCTGAGCCTCCGCCAGCTTGCCAGCCTTGAACAATTCAACCAGCTTCACGCAAGTCTTTGGCGCGATGTTGGCCATTCCACCGATAACGCCGGACCCTCCTCCAACCAAAGTCTGCAGGGTAAAGTCGACGGAGCCACCCATGCACATGAAGCCCGAGCCGGAGCTGTAGACGGTCACAGCATCTGTAGCAGCAGCGACTCGGTTTAATTTGCCAGTGTTGCCGCAAGTAAGTTTGCAGCCGACGATGTTGGGATGTTGAGCCAGCTCAACAATGACGTCTGAGTTGAGATCCAGACCGGCGACGGCGCCGGGGTAGTTGTAAATTAGGATGGGAATtggagaagcagaagcaacATCCCTGAAGAACTCTTTGACAGTATCTTTGGAAAACAGTCCCTGGTAGTAGGCAGGGGGAAGAACAAGAGCGTAATCTCCGCCAGCGGAGGCTGCTTCTTCACAAAGCTCAATACACTCTCTTGTCGATTGAACACCGCAACCGACAATGACAGGTATATGATGGAAACCGGCGTCGTCGAGGGCTTTGCGCGTGGTGCCGGTGATGAGATTGCGCTCCTTGTGAGACAGATGGACGGCCTCGCCATTGGAACCTTGCGTGGTAATGCCGGCAACGCCAGCTCGTGCGAGCCGCACAGCATGGCTTGCGACGGTCTCAAGATCTACGTCATCTGACGCCGGGTCGAAGAAAGCTATAGTGGGAACATAAATTCCAGCAACAAGCCTTCGGCTAGCAGAGTTGTTGCTCATAGTGTACGCAGTTTGCACAGGCTGGTAGGAACCGTCTGAATACGAGTAGCTGTCTGGGGTCGAGGGTGCGTCAAGGAGCGGTGACATGGTAACAAGGTTGACAGGATAGGACTTTTGTTGATTTATAGGGAACCTGATGGTTGCAGATCAAGGCGGAGATTTTTGACAAAGAACAACTCGGAAAGCAGCGCGACGAACGAAACAAATACGTCAATGGTAATTGTCTGACTGTCTACCGAGGATAGTCCACGTACTTATATAATGCAAACGGGGTATGGAGTATCGTTCCGATTGACATCCAAGTGTGGGGGTCCAGCTGACAGCTTGGTCAGTCTGGGATCTCGGGCTGAATAGGCAAAGGGATGAGCCCAGAAGCGCATCCGAGAAAGTTACAAAGTCAAAGAGGCGATGATCACCGCAGCCATGTCAGGTACGCTTGTTTGCACATAACCGGTTGGTACCAACAGTCCAATTGAGAAGGTGCATCGCATTGACTGCAGAGAAGTCTGCTTTTTTGCTGCCGACTGTGTAGCGGCAATGAGACGTCGGAACTTGGCCGGTGGTCGACAGCAAGGGTGCACGCCCAGTGACGATCTTTGAGACGCATGCTGTGCGCCTATAGGCTTATTATCGCCACCGCTCGTATGATCCGAAAGGCTGGCGAGCTCGAATGGGTGTTGGTGGATACCGTTCGGGGATCTTAGTGTGGGGGTGGGGAATGGTCAGTCATGGCTCCGCCACAGCGCCGCTTCGCATCATCTGATTCCGTACACGCATACTTTCCCATCCCCTCGTTCTTCATGCTCCCAGTCATCGTGCGTTCACTAATAGACCCATGCGGAGAAGTGGACGTAGACGGATGGGAAAAGAATTTGCAACGTGGCAAGGAAGCATCCAGGAAATGTTGTCACACGACCAAACAGCGTCACTACATCCCCGGTTGTAACTTGTACACGGTAAGCCAGACGAGTATTTCTCCGTATATCGCCTCCTCGTGAAAGGCGTTTGGCGTGTTGGGAAAACTTCAAGTGCCCCCATGTACTCAAGTTACGCTTCCCTATTTAGAGCCCCAGGAGCTTCTCTTGACCTTGTGTTACATTGACATAGATCACAATTTTGTACCTACTCCACACATGCACATAGCTACGCTATTTTTGGCCTGGACAGCATCGTGTACAGACACGCAGACTACTCCGCGTGACCCGATTACTACATGCTGCAATCCGGAGCCCGACACCAACAACGGCCGACGAACGCGCTGTACAGCAAGTACTACAGACTTCCACAGGTTTATCGACACTTGTCGTCAAGGAAACTACCTGTGAACCGAGGCAGTGGGACCATATTGCTTTTGTTACCAGATCTCGGGTCTGAGAAGTGTATATGGTACGGTGCCTGAATACCGGCGAATCTTGTTTTCGCCCCCCACGCCCGTAACCGGGGTGGTCCAAGAAGGGAAAGTCCACTTCGTTTTCCGTTGTGGGTCTTCAACGTCTCAACGTACTACAACAGGAAACTGATGCGTTCGGTTCAGCGCCAACGATGTCTGCTTGGCATGCGCTTTGCTTCCAGCTGGACGCTGCTGAAGCTGCAGTTATATCCAACCCACGGCGAGTTCGAATGTTCGAACTCCGGGCATAGCCTGAAATCAGCCAAGCAAGGTTCAACAACAAAGCTGATGTAAATCGTAAGCACCTCATTCACAGTCGCGCGCATGCACAGCCTCATCGTGGAATCGAGATACGAATCTGGACCGATGCTATTACCCCACACATTCGCATCCCAAGGTCCCCGCTTTCTCCCTTAATTCGCGCACGCTCCACCACAACATGCCGCTGCCTCTGTCATGCATGAGACGGCAGACCCAACAACGCCAGCAAACGCGACGGCTTCACTAAGGACAAGACGGGGTTGACCTCATTAGTAGACATGCGTATTCTACACCTTGATAGAGTTCCAGATGGAAAATTCAGTCACTCGAATAAGTCCAGTCGCACATGTGTATTCCAAGATGGCACTGTCGCCATCAACCAGACTAACTCAGCGTACACTTGGCGTGCACGATGCCAACAGCATTCGCGTCGAATCGTAAAAGTGTCGGTATCTATCTTGTCAACGGTGAGTTCTTGAAGACGTGCTTATCGCCGCGACGATTTGTGGAGCTTACCTATACATGGATCAACACATGTGGCCATCAGGTCGCCAGAGTCGTATGACCTGCTACTCATTCTTACCCATTGAGCTGTTGACCGTATAACAGTCGTACAAGACAGCCACCAGTGCAATTCGAAGTTGCATTCCGGCGTGGGGGCACAGTAAGATGTTGTTCGCCTGCAATAGCCGCAAAGTGCTCGGTAGATTGCTGAAGGTAAGTTTGCCACAATTCTTCTCGTGTCCGCCCAACGTGGCAAGTTATGGAGCCTCAACGTTTCGAAGCAACACGTTTGCGTGGGATGATCTAGGCCGGATTGCAAGAATAGCTCTACAAAGAGATTGCATGTGAGATGCCAAGTTTTGACGGATCACCTCAGTTTGACCTCACTTCAGGTCCATGTCTTGCAACGCAAATTGCCACTCAGCATGCTCATGTTATGCTGTTGTGAATCGACGTTGGTAACCACGACTCGTCGTGAAGTCATCTTACACCTACCTTTCTTCGGGGCATCTGTACTGGAAGAAAGCTCCAGGGTTTTTGGCGTGATATCTTGTCCTCGCGATCGAGCATGCCCTATGATGCGAATGTTTGACATCTTTTGGGCTCTAAAGAGTCTCTGAAGCATACGAGCTTTTTTTTTCCAGGATTTCAAAACTCTGCACTATTGACTGACAGTTCAATAGTAACACTGACTGGCTAGGTCTCTCTACTACCGTGCCGGATATAGTACCCTTGTCCTTTCCTTTGCAAGGTTCTACACAGATGCATCCTGGGAACATCCGAAAGAGTCTTCCGACATGAGAAGTCTCGACTGCTTATGTCCGCGGCCACGGAACCCAACCAAGCACATCTACGATGCTTACGCTGCTAAGCAGGTCAGCACGAACGCAGCATTTGCGACAAATTTAGGACACGGCGTTGTCAATCGCCAGCTTGCGGACAAGGACTCGTCCTGATCAAGAGCAAACCAGTAACATGCTTAAAGTTACGCTTGTGTTTCCTGCAAAGTGGGATCTTCACCAAAGTATGTTGATAATTACTCAAGGTGTTCGGAAACATGCTCCATGGGAGTTGTATAGCGGTACGACAATGATTCCGTGATTTCCACCAATGAGCAGTTATCAACAGAGCTGCTCGATATAGCTTCCTGGTCGTTAACATCATACAAATGTACCCAGTAGTCTGTACAAATTGCGGGGGGCTAAACACTGCTATGCTAAGGCTTAACTCGCAATGCCCATGTTGCACATTATGCGTTTTTGAAGCCCCTTGGCAGTGTGATTGATTGAAATTCAGTAACGAAGATGCTCTGATATGTATCGACCTTGATGTGAAGAACAAGGTAAAGCCGTCTTATTATTAGCGGTGCACGATCAGGAATACATTTGTTTTGCTCTCCTTACCACTTCTCTCAACGCCCCCATCTTCTTTCCTGCCTTCTCACCATCCGTAAAAACATCTTCCAGAGTTCTCAGATCTTGTTTCGCTACCTTGCCGCCTTGATGGAAGGGATTGAACTCCGCTTAGTTTAATGACTTCGCCCCTTCGACAAGCGGCTGATTCAATCTCTTTGTAGCCCAGCTGCCAATAATCAAGGAGATAAACCAGCCGACCACCCAAAGCGGGGTAGGTTGAGGTTCTCGGATAGGACGCGCAGAGAGATAATCTAAAATTTTGCGTCTCTAATTGCTTAAAATCTATTTTCTAAGAGCTAGGTTATGCGCTTTATTAACTAGCACTCTATTAATCTTATCTTATGTTACTCTACTTGTATAGATTGCTAGTGTTATAACGCTAACTCCTACAAtaaatataagctctatTTTAACCTGCTACAGCACAAGATTACTAAATACTTTATTAAGCCTTACTACATAACGTAAGCGGTAAGCGAGTCGCTTAGGCAAGCGAGTCGCTCACCTTTTCAAGCCTTAGACCTTTGCAACACTATAACTCAACACCACAACGTCGTACTGTAGCTTATAGTACGTCAAATTAATCTAATTAGTCTACAGTATCTTTCTTACATGTGCGCTTGTTGTGCCCTGCCTCACCACACCTCCCACAGCGTTGAGAACCCTGTCCACCACCACCCGTTCGCATCCTCTCCTCACGCCTCTCAGCCTTAACTAGCGCATCAGCATCCCTACGCTTAACTATCTCCTCTGCTTCTTGCTGAGATAGGGTCCTACTATGCTAGATCCGCTTCTTTTTACGTGTTTTACACTCAGAAGCAGctttatttgctgcttaaagcttaactaTCTTAGCTGCTATCAGCACCTGGGTATACACTATTATTTCAGCTCTCTTTTAAAACTGCTGCACTATCTTACAGATTAATTctgttaataaacttctaTATTCCCTGATTCTCTTTAATATCAGCGTTGACTAAGCTCTAATTTCAGCAGCGTTGCTTGGTGTTTTAGGTTGCCAGGGGGTAGGCCCTGGTAGAGGTGGTGATGGCGTACAAGGCTTTACTTCaagccttaatagcactaccTCTAGGTTATCTGGAACTAAGCCTGTTGCTTAGAAGCTTAATTGAATATTACTAGATAAGAacgccttattaaaaacctaattaaaggcagctaggaaCGCTTTCTTGTTAATGTAGGTAATGTAACAGTTTGCTAAGACATTAATTTCCTTCTTATACGCCTGCTTTAATAGGGTAAAACACTCTATATTAAGTGGCTGTAGGATGTAGGAGGTGTAAGGAGGCAtacagagagtaataatcttactcttcttatatagattctagAAGGTAAGTAACTTATAGCTCTTATGGCCATTAATAATCAGCAGCTAGTGGCTACCTACTGTCTAGGCTGTTATATGCTAgataaagtgctttagctactctaggcctagtttATTTGTTGTCTAGCCATTCTTGCTAACACTAATCTGCTAATCCTTTAGGTTGtaatactaggcttagttgTAGTTCTttgctttaaagataataaagggtgggATAACCTACCCTATAGCATTAATTGCAGCAATTAACGTTGCCTATTTACAGTTGCTAGGCTGGACCTGTAATGGTCTAAGACGCCTCTTAGACGCAGTTACCACCTTAACAGACCCCCTAACACCTATCTAGAAGCtagtcttgttaaagttgtaggtatctttgtctaggatactatacttagctttaacgttacgtataaggttaaactaggggctaataatagctaggttgctgTATAGGACTCTCTAGTAATCGCGCTATCTATTTATGTAAGACTTAATCTTAGGCTTCTAGCGTATAAGGTTCCTAGCCTATTTTTCCCTAACCTAGCTACTATAACaggcagctagtagttaattagcTATTTTATATATGtagctaagtatagaggcaaaGCCTTATGCGTTAAGCttc includes the following:
- a CDS encoding CDC16 protein codes for the protein MANLDVLLLKGATSENPEEGLAELRYSILTKGIPANSEGMSELRIYVWLIMLNAPPLRTDVYLDLVRQGASPAHAKIQNDTFRTFQGDPLFRRRVTQNSITRVLNAVAWRLNDAHEARVNGWQSPPTLSEFGGSPDTSIMSRHSFSTAPGTQTNASTTNDAEQIGYVQGMNVLCGPFLYAAKGEVEAFTGFEQLITRECPGYVRGSMEGVHKGLALVDRVLEVVDNKLYQHLMAHRMEAKIYAFASVLTMCACTPPLPEVLQLWDFLFAYGPHLNILCIVAQLVLIRGEILNSPSPNQILRNLPGLQARRIIDVAVSFSGQIPEDMYAEIVSHAK
- a CDS encoding 4-hydroxy-2-oxoglutarate aldolase translates to MSPLLDAPSTPDSYSYSDGSYQPVQTAYTMSNNSASRRLVAGIYVPTIAFFDPASDDVDLETVASHAVRLARAGVAGITTQGSNGEAVHLSHKERNLITGTTRKALDDAGFHHIPVIVGCGVQSTRECIELCEEAASAGGDYALVLPPAYYQGLFSKDTVKEFFRDVASASPIPILIYNYPGAVAGLDLNSDVIVELAQHPNIVGCKLTCGNTGKLNRVAAATDAVTVYSSGSGFMCMGGSVDFTLQTLVGGGSGVIGGMANIAPKTCVKLVELFKAGKLAEAQKLQAIVARGDWAAIQGGIIGTKAGLVAHFGYGGYARKPLPRPSKEETNKWREAFDELVKTENSL